The Macadamia integrifolia cultivar HAES 741 chromosome 4, SCU_Mint_v3, whole genome shotgun sequence genome contains the following window.
TCAGGAAATGAATTTCTCACAATGCATGGAACTTGACTGCATGCCTAAATGCATGGCCAGGCCATTCAATTCTGAAGAACATTGCCAAGAGATCTGTTCTCCGGTGTGCGACGACTCCGTAAATGCTAGAACAATGCACACAAGACTTTCAGGAGACTTGGTACCAAAAGGGAACTAATTAGAGAAGTTTATCATTTTAAGTCCCAAAAACTCCCTTGTACAACTACTTTGCCCTAGGAAAGATGAAATCCTAATGATCAATGTGGcttatttgtttcatcttctatgtgattttctttctttcttgaatATTACATGTCTATGAATTAAGTTCATAATAAGAGCACTCATTCTCTTTATTTAGCTTCCTTGTATTATCAAGTACGCAGAGATTGGAAGAGAATAGAGAAGAGAGATCTTATGTAACCTTGTATCTAAGTATATCAATTAACTAAATTCCACACTATCTGTTTGGTTTGCAGATCAGTATTAGCTTTTGGTTAATTTATTGAAGGACAATCAATCCTATTATCCTATATTCCTATCCTCGAACATTTGATGGGTGAATTCTtttctttgatttattttagTATGAAAAACCCTTCAAGAAAGTTGTTGggggtacgatgtcttgtattccgttgctTGTAAAAATGAGTTTATTCCAAAGGGCCGTTAAAAGGGTTATTTCTCTATGAGTaatctgagagaggtgtgaagaTGAATTTGTAACCCTATTATCCATtcatagtgaagcaggatctcatgtCACAGTAGATATAGATAATCTTGTAAAACCATATAAATCTTTATGTTCATTGTGTGATTGTTATTTGTGATTCCATTTGTTTTCTACATCATTTTATGTTATATTTTCTACAAAAATTAGTcgcaaaatcatttcaaaatgtGTCATCCCAAAGGATTCCCAATGTGTCATTTTACCAATTATGGTCGCAAATAATTCAATCAATCATGTGTTGCTAAGGATAAAGGTTTTTTTCTATTCAAATGAATGGTCAGTTGAGATCTCAAGTCCCAACCCGTGCTAGCGAGCTGCATTTGGATGAGACTTTGGGAACAGTGAAGGGTATTTCCAACTTCAATATACAAGAAAGTAGGTAATAATGATGGTAGATTCATGGGTGAAGAATTTGCCCCGGCTAcaagaaaactttctccttccAAAGAAATGTCAAATATTAGAaacaataaaagggaaaaaaaagcagTTTCATGACCATACTCAAGAGCTCCTTGGTTTTTACTAAGTGATGGATCCTGTTCAATAATACCAAGGTAAGTTTCTCTTCTTTTACACCTAATAAGATCACCCAACCCGACCATATTTAACATCTTTCAGGAGTTAGGGTCAAGATTCAGGATTACTCAACCCCACCAAGGGGCCTATAATGTTCATGAGACTGTTATTGATTTAGGGTTAAAGCTTGTCCCAATGATTTACTTTTTGACAAGGCAAGTAGATTTGAGTATACTGAGAGGCTGAAGTACTGTTTAAATTTTGTACAGAGCATGTAGACCAGGTTATgttcccttttgattttctgcAGGAACTCTGCATCATTGCTGAAGATTGCAGTGGAAGACCAGAAGAACCTCAAGTGAAGACCAAGAACACTAAAATACACCTGGCACCTGTACTTTACTCCCACCATAAACCCTGCAtaaggctcccgcatgtgcgaggtccgggGGATGAaaactatgcagccttaccccaagaatgtcgagaggctgtttcaaccgcttgaccaccaggtcgcaacattcCTACACAGTAACCCTGTATGATAAAGGAATAGCATCCTCATCATCAGTCCTCGATGgaccaccctttttttttctggtcaAATCATCTGCTTGCCCCATTTGCACTTCTTGGTCTCCACGTTCATCTACAGGTGCCTCCATCCAAGCATAACACTGTTATATCATACTATTACAGTAAACTTCCTTTCATGCAATAATCCATCACCAGAAAATAAACGGAGATTGGATTAGACATAATCAAGCTATCTGGGTATAGTTTACTGTCAGCATCAGAAGGGTGATCATCAATTTGGGAAACAAATTCCATCAGAACTACAGTTTTATAACGAAATTAATCATAAAATGTTACAATATTTCAATCCAACGTTCAGACGACTATTAGAACAGAAAATTccccatatacttgatataaGAATGATTGAATTCCAATTGGCATACATATTTTATAgcaaatctaaaaaaaaaaaatgttaaaaaactTATcagaaaaatttcagtttccCTTTGGATACAGATGCTTTTGCCTCCTCCAATCGACACAATGCCTTTTGCGCTCCTGTCAACCCTGAACAAGATTCAGTGGCTCCCAGAGTGATAGCAAAGTAGAGATAAATACAGCACAGGAAAGCTAGAAGAGCAAGCGTTGATAGAAGAAAACGGTGCCGTTGAACAAGTGTTGACAAGCTTCCAAATTCATCATGGGCTGGGAACTGTTTCCTAAATGAGGATGACAGTGGGTTTTGGGACCTCCGATGTGGAGAAGATAAGCTGTCTAGGACCATGGTTTATCACAACCCTCTGCCTCAGCCAAACCTGGAATAATTGGCCTATAAAATCTCAGTGTACTAGATCTTAGCAAGTCAATTCCAAAGGTCAGTGAAAATAATACATATTTAGAAAAGGAagatgtttctttcttctcaaactcTCAGACATTTTCagtaaaaatatataaacatTTTGCCACAATCTAGTCAACAGATTCAACAATGAGACAGTCATATAGGCTAGAGACACATTTTAGAATAAGTTACGTTTTCACAGGGGCTGGAAGCATAAAATCAATCTATAACTGGGTAGAGAATGACATCCAAAGGCGCCACATATTCTACAAAAGCACCTGAACAAATAGACTTGTCTGACACAGTACATATATGATGAAAGTATCCAGGAAGAGTCTGGAAGAAGTCCACTAAACACAATTATCTAGAGTGAGGAGCTATAAAGGAAGCTTAAAATGAAGAGGTTATGCTACATGCTCTTTCAACTCTCCGAGCAGGGAGTCACACACAATTTGGGACCAATTTAGTGACCCAAGTAATAGGATAAAGCCACCATAAAGATGACTTATTATCACTGTGACGAAGACATTATgcatattaaataaaaattgtaacaaagtattcttttcctctcttcctaATTTTACCTCTTTATACTTAATTAAACATCTTCTCAATAAGGAAATATTTTGACTGTCACTAATCCCTGTCTCTTACAGACTAAACAGCCCTAAACACATTGTATCATCTGTCATGCTGACAAGAATAGATTGCAGTCAGCTATCCTGGGCAACATAGATAATATTCAAAAATGCCTCCTCTAATGGAATGAATGGGCTCCACCCCCTTGAAGAGATCCACGAATTTGATCTGAAGAGACAAATTTTCCAAGATCCACCAGATACATCATGCATTAAGAGGGATCAGAACCACATGGTAATTGGTAACCTACCCCAAATCCTTGGAActcaaatataaatcaaaactaAGAGAGATAACAAAGCTGTCTGATATACTCAATGCAAAACCAAGGGCAGAACAATGCATTCTGAGCATGGAAAACTCCATAACACAGTTTTAATTGTTGAAGATGAATGAGCGTCTAAGCATGGACTTCAATGGAAAACATTATCCAACAAGGCAGAACAGAGACAAACACTTACAATTTCCAGGAATTGCTTTTAAAATATCAGGCTGGAATTATCTTTTTTCCCTGAGGAAAATCATAAGTTTAGCATGGGAAACAATCTTCTATTAATTAGTTAATTTCAGGAGCAAGTGTGGACAGAGAGGATTGCAAGAAGAAAGCACATTAATTTCAGATGAATTTCCAGCtttacacccccccccaaaaaaaaaaaatttttcttCAACTATCATCCTGTTAGCAAGCACAGTCCTCGATGATATTGGGTCAGGTAAATTCCAGCAAATTATTAGGCCTAAAGGCCCTGAACATAACTTAATGGGGACTTTGTTAATGCCCAGAACTTATAGAAGAATGTGCTACATAATCTTATGCAGATTACTTACTTAGTAATGCTACTGTCTTAATGACACCATATGTACTCAAACGCTGGTTCTACAAACAATACTCCATTTCCAACTACTTGTCTGAAGTTTCAACTTAATAGCCAGGACAATGTTCAAATCGTCTGCCAACCAGATTACCCTATTCCACCATCCAAAATAGACTAAAACAAAATCACTTTAGATACGTTCTTCAAACTCTAAAAACGTAAAAAGATATCCTCATTGGCTTGACAAAGTGTGAGAATTCCATTCATGTTGGTTGAAGTGGCGATGCCATTCAAAACACCCATTTACCACTCAACAGCAATAGATTAAAATACCCAAGTGCCCTGTCAAAGTGGGTGCTAGCCAATAAGGAATTAGAGCTACTGAAATTGTTAATAAAGTTgtagaaaatcttaaatttaagaTCTTACAAGCATTCAATCTTCAACTCAATGCACTTATTCAGAACATCCGCAGATCAGTTGGCACCATCTCCATGTTATTCCCAGTTCACCATATTTTTGTGAAGTTGACAGCAAAATAGCAGTCTGTCCATTAAAGCAACCTAACCATCAATTGTTTTGCATCTCTAATAAAGCCTATCTTTATGGTTTCTTCTAGCTTCATCCAGAACATCTTTTTCCATGCGATTTCTAACattatgcttctttttttttttttttttNNNNNNNNNNNNNNNNNNNNTGAAgcttaaatatttttttcaccaCCTCTCTTTCCAACGACTGCACATCTAATATGGCTCAACTAATAATTTGTATTAATATTTATCATAATGCCGCAAAAATAATGTCCAGATAAAGCATAAATATGGCCCTTTATTCTCGTTTTTGGATGATTATGGGGATAAATCTCTCCAGTAACACAATTCCGTTCATTTGCAATAGATGCTTTATGAATATTATACTAATGACTCCAAAAAAGAGATGGTTTTCAGATCCAAAAAAGCCAGTTCAATCAAAATCCACCaaagataaataaaagaacTTCAAAATTCCTATTCTTACCCAAGCTCAGAATGGGATGTCAAATATATACTCCCAATTGATTCGGGTACGCACACGGTACCTCAGAACACACTCAATTCAACAATGAATCAATCTCAAATCATTCCAAATGGAAACCCATCTTTCAAATCATcagacaaagaaaaaaaaaaacaggtaaATTTCCTGCAGAGGCCACGCCACGacattgaagattttttttgggggggggggggggttgagggGTGTGTGTTCAAAATCAAGACACCCAACCATCAATTTTCCAGAAAAAActgaaaggagaaaagaaaaaagttggaGAAAATTTAACAGCTCAGATCCATTGCAAACcttgaatcaaaagaaaaaaaaggaaaaggagaagaaatggaACTTActagtccaagaagaagaagaagaaggagacgaCGAAGCTGTGAACAGAGGTTGTCCCGACAACAACAATGGGAGACAGAGGTATAGAGTGAGCAATCGTTTGGTGTtttgattgtgatcttttctctCTACCTTTCTTTCTGTAAAACGTTACCTGCGTCTCTGTTTAATGTATTAGACATGGAAATCCGGACATTAATAAAAGACCTTAAATGTACGAATCACCTTaaatatatcttttttcttttttcgtaaTTAAAAAAGGGCGTTCCAGGTTAATGATCATAGCTCACGTAGAGGcgtcaattccaagcccgcacTGGTAGGCCCGATCGAATTCGACACGTTTATTGCCCGACTTAGACCGgctcgattaataaacgtgtcgggtctttataaataggtagtacccagtgcaaggggtaagcccgatgtGCCTCCTGACTGGCCCGACCCGGCCTgtttacaagcccgacttgGACCGACAAGTTTAGCCCGACCGTTTGTAtaggtattttttattttttttggatagaataagatatatattgatatttttatcaattattgagtgtaattaagtgtaacatattttcaaaattgttgatgatttaacaaaataaattaaagtatcttaaaatataagaaaagtaGAGACCgattaaagcccatttaaagtTTTATTGGTATATTACCCCATTTAAggtccgattatagcccgattagCCCAATTAGGAGAAACCCGAAACTTGATCAATCTCAACACGACAACGACCgagaccgactcattccttaaataggtaggacatGGTTCAAGGACATAGGACCACAAGACCCGACCAAGACTGACCCTGcctgatcgattgacacccctagtcggCATGACAAAACTCAAGTAATAATGGATGTtcccacttgaatttttttttttttttcctgttaaccaaggtgttcgggCTAGCTTAAGCGCACCTCAACTAATCATTGAGGAGACTAGCGCAACAACCCACCGCTATGATCTCCACTCGAACCTGGGATCGtgcacctatccacacaattcCCAATTCGCCtgaaccatctgggcaacccacagaTGAGTTTCCAACTCGAATTCACAATCAACCAACCTGAGCGATGATGGGGTAACAACTTCATTCCACTAAACTATCAACCCCTTGGACACATACAAATGTATATCAGTATGTTAATAGATGAGTTAGGTGCTCAAGATGTAACCTGTGAGGATTttgatttatcaaaaaataaaaatttaggagAATTTGTCTCGAATTTGAGATGGGTTTTGTCACTTTGGTTGTGCTTTAGagattaaggttgtgtttgaaagtcaagaaaaggaa
Protein-coding sequences here:
- the LOC122075894 gene encoding uncharacterized protein LOC122075894, with product MVLDSLSSPHRRSQNPLSSSFRKQFPAHDEFGSLSTLVQRHRFLLSTLALLAFLCCIYLYFAITLGATESCSGLTGAQKALCRLEEAKASVSKGKLKFF